A window of Bufo gargarizans isolate SCDJY-AF-19 unplaced genomic scaffold, ASM1485885v1 original_scaffold_1028_pilon, whole genome shotgun sequence genomic DNA:
GTTGTGCCGTCCAATGACATGGAAGCCACAGTTATATAGACACCAGTCACATCTGCAGATGACTAGTTCCATTACCCTTTGGGCAATAGAGGGACTTGGCCCAATCTTCTCCCGTTCATAGGACTGTATCCTGTGTGTAATAAGCATCATACCTGGGAGGAGGAGTAGTACCAGTCATCAGCTTCTCACCCTGCGTACCTGGATGGTATTGCACTACATTCTGAGCctttcttgcatactttaggaatAAGCCAGAACAAGACTTCTACCTTACATACATCAACCAgctggatgatgtctgacaacCTTATTGTCCCAGTCATTACTGGTGGCCTGGTCAGTGCCAGCAGGCACACTCTTTGTCTGTGCACCCCGCTTGGCTTCAGGATCCTCTGGCATTGGCTAGCTGTGTCCAGGTGTCCTTGCCCTTGACAGAAGTGGCACTGACCAGCTGAGCGCACACTGTGCCTCAGCCCCAAGGTCCTCCAGACATCTAGGAGATATCCTAGATGTCTGAGGGACATATAGGAAGCTAATTACTCCGCTCGTTATGACGCACACGCCGTATCtgaccataatttgtgactttttatgctTCACACCACTTTTCCAAAGTGGCAAGAAAATGGGTGGGGCTTATCAGAAGTGGGCGGGGCTTCACACTGCCCACCACATTTACTATAACTTTAGCCAGAAAGTGGTGGAAGTCATGGCTGAAGTCCGCGCCATCCTGtagtagacttcagtttctgggcCAGTTCTTGGAATCctcgtagattgtaagctcttgtgtctcctccatctcctcgtagattgtaagctcttgtgtctcctccatctcctcatagattgtaagctcttgtgtctcctccatctcctcatagattgtaagctcttgtgtctcctccatctcctcatagattgtaagctcttgtgtctcctccatctccttatagattgtaagctcttgtgtctccatCTCctcgtagattgtaagctcttgtgtctccttcATCTCctcgtagattgtaagctcttgtgtctccttcatctcctcatagattgtaagctcttgtgtctccttcatctcctcatagattgtaagctcttgtgtctcctcatagattgtaagctcttgtgtctcctccgtctcctcatagattgtaagctcttgtgtctccccatctcctcatagattgtaagctcttgtgtctccccatctcctcatagattgtaagctcttgtgtctccccatctcctcatagattgtaagctcttgtgtctcctccatctcctcatagattgtaagctcttgtgtctcctccgtctcctcatagattgtaagctcttgtgatcaggtccttgCTCCTCTcgtgtctcctcatagattgtaagcttctGGGGAATGTTTGGCGCTGTGTGATTAGTTTTACAATGCTTGCTGATGATGACTTCAGAGCGGTCACCATCATGAGCTGTGATTGGATGATGGCTTGCTATCACTGTAGTGTGATTGGCTCGTTCTGTGTGTCTTTCAGCTAAAGTTCCCTTCCCCCTGACGCTTCGCTTCAAGCCCATGTTACAGCAGGGGATTGAGCTGCTCTCGTTGGACGCCTCCTGGTAAGAGACTTGGGAACAGTGCAGGGAATTCCGTAAATACGGACTGTTCCTCCCGCCAGGTgatgcagtcttggctgccagaTTTCCTGCTGCGGATCCTTCTGCTCATCCCGCTCCTTTCtctgcagggtcagctcagcctCCTGGTACTTTCTCAATGTGTTTGGCCTGAGGAGCATCTACTCTCTGATCCTGGGGCAGGACAATGGTAAGTAGCTTGTGTCCCCTCTTATCGGTCAGATTGTCTCGTCAAAATCCGGTCCCCATGGCAGCTCAGAATGGCCTGAAATAAACGGAGGCGTTACGTTATATTCAGGACCCTAGACCCCAATATTTAAAGCTTAAACTAGTCCTTTCTTGTCCGCGGACCCCTCTCCTGGCAGATGCAGCATGGCCGCTCCTCCGGTATCTTCCTGAGCTCATGTCTGCGGACCCCTCTCCTGGCAGATGCAGCATGGCCGCTCCTCCGGTATCTTCCTGAGCTCATGTCTGCGGACCCCTCACCTGGCAGATGCAGCATGGCCGCTCCTCCGGTATCTTCCTGAGCTCATGTCTGCGGACCCCTCACCTGGCAAGATGCAGCATGGCCGCTCCTCTGGTATCTTCCTGAGCTCATGTCTGCGGACCCCCCCCCTGGCAGATGCAGCATGGCCGCTCCTCCGGTATCTTCCTGAGCTCATGTTCTGCGGACCCCTCTCTGGCAGATGCAGCATGGCCGCTCCTCCGGTATCTTCCTGAGCTCATGTCTGCGGACCCCTCCCTGGCAGATGCAGCATGGCCGCTCCTCCAGGTATCTTCCTGAGCTCATGTCTGCGGACCCCTCCTGGGGGCAGATGCAGCATGGCCGCTCCTCCGGTATCTTCCTGAGCCATGTCTGCGGACCCCTCCCTGGCAGATGCAGCATGGCCGCTCCTCCGGTATCTTCCTGAGCTCATGTCTGCGGACCCCTCTCCTGGCAGATGCAGCATGGCCGCTCCTCCGGTATCTTCCTGAGCTCATGTCTGCGGACCCCTCCCCTGGCAGATGCAGCATGGCCGCTCCTCCGGTATCTTCCTGAGCTCATGTCTGCGGACCCCTCCCCTGGCAGATGCAGCATGGCCGCTCCTCCGGTATCTTCCTGAGCTCATGTCTGCGGACCCCTCCCTGGCAGATGCAGCATGGCCGCTCCTCCGGTATCTTCCTGAGCTCATGTCTGCGGACCCCTCCCTGGCAGATGCAGCATGGCCGCTCCTCCTGTATCTTCCTGAGCTCATGTCTGCGGACCCCTCTCCTGCAGATGCAGCATGGCCGCTCCTCCGGTATCTTCCTGAGCTCATGTCGCGGACCCCTCCCTGGCAGATGCAGCATGGCCGCTCCTCCTGTATCTTCCTGAGCTCATGTCTGCGGACCCCTCTCCTGGCAGATGCAGCATGGCCGCTCCTCCGGTATCTTCCTGAGCTCATGTCTGCGGACCCCTCACCTGGCAGATGCAGCATGGCCGCTCCTCCGGTATCTTCCTGAGCTCATGTCGCGGACCCCTCTCCTGGCAGATGCAGCATGGCGCTCCTCCGGTATCTTCCTGAGCTCATGTCCGCGGACCCCTCTCCTGGCAGATGCAGCATGGCCGCTCCTCCGGTATCTTCCTGAGCTCATGTCTGCGGACCCCTCTCCTGGCAGATGCAGCCATGGCCGCtcctccgatatcttcctgagcTCATGTCTGCGGACCCCTCCCCTGGCAGATGCAGCATGGCCGCTCCTCCTGTATCTTCCTGAGCTCATGTCCGCGGACCCCTCTCCTGGCAGATGCAGCATGGCCGCTCCTCCGGTATCTTCCTGAGCTCATGTCTGCGGACCCCTCTCCTGGCAGATGCAGCATGGCCGCTCCTCCGGTATCTTCCTGAGCTCATGTCTGCGGACCCCTCTCCTGGCAGATGCAGCATGGCCGCTCCTCCTGTATCTTCCTGAGCTCATGTCTGCGGACCCCTCCCCTGGCAGATGCAGCATGGCTGCTCCTCCGGTATCTTCCTGAGCTCATGTCTGCGGACCCCTCCCCTGGCAGATGCAGCATGGCTGCTCCTCCGGTATCTTCCTGAGCTCATGTCCGCGGACCCCTCTCCTGGCAGATGCAGCATGGCCGCTCCTCCGGTATCTTCCTGAGCTCATGTCTGCGGACCCCTCCCCTGGCAGATGCAGCATGGCTGCTCCTCCTGTATCTTCCTGAGCTCATGTCCGCGGACCCCTCTCCTGGCAGATGCAGCATGGCCGCTCCTCCGGTATCTTCCTGAGCTCATGTCTGCGGACCCCTCCCCTGGCAGATGCAGCATGGCTGCTCCTCCTGTATCTTCCTGAGCTCATGTCCGCGGACCCCTCCCCTGGCAGATGCAGCATGGCCGCTCCTCCGGTATCTTCCTGAGCTCATGTCTGCTCTCCTGGCAGATGCAGCATGGCCGCTCCTCCGGTATCTTCCTGAGCTCATGTCTGCGGACCCCTCTCCTGGCAGATGCAGCATGGCTGCTCCTCCTGTATCTTCCTGAGCTCATGTCCGCGGACCCCTCTCCTGGCAGATGCAGCATGGCCGCTCCTCCGGTATCTTCCTGAGCTCATGTCTGCGGACCCCTCCCCTTGCAGATGCAGCATGGCCGCTCCTCCGGTATCTTCCTGAGCTCATGTCCGCGGACCCCTCTCCTGGCAGATGCAGCATGGCCGCTCCTCCGGTATCTTCCTGAGCTCATGTCTGCAGACCCCTCTCTCCTGGCTGATGCAGCATGGCTGCTCCTCCGGTATCTTCCTGAGCTCATGTCTGCGGACCCCCCCCCCTGGCAGATGCAGCATGGCCGCTCCTCCGGTATCTTCCTGAGCTCATGTCCGCGGACCCCTCTCCTGGCAGATGCAGCATGGCCGCTCCTCCGGTATCTTCCTGAGCTCATGTCTGCGGACCCCTCCCCTGGCAGATGCAGCATGGCCGCTCCTCCGGTATCTTCCTGAGCTCATGTctgcggaccccccccccctggcagATGCAGCATGGCTGCTCCTCCTGTATCTTCCTGAGCTCATGTCTGCGGACCCCTCTCCTGGCAGATGCAGCATGGCCGCTCCTCCGGTATCTTCCTGAGCTCATGTCTGCGGACCCCCCCCCTGGCAGATGCAGCATGGCCGCTCCTCCGGTATCTTCCTGAGCTCATGTCCGCGGACCCCTCTCCTGGCAGATGCAGCATGGCCGCTCCTCCGGTATCTTCCTGATCTCATGTCTGCGGACCCCCCCCTGGCAGATGCAGCATGGCCGCTCCTCCGGTATCTTCCTGAGCTCATGTCCGCGGACCCCTCCCCTGGCAGATGCAGCATGGCCGCTCCTCCGGTATCTTCCTGAGCTCATGTCTGCGGACCCCCCCCTGGCTGATGCAGCATGGCCGCTCCTCCGGTATCTTCCTGAGCTCATGTCCGCGGACCCCTCCCCTGGCAGATGCAGCATGGCCGCtcctccgatatcttcctgagcTCATGTCCGCGGACCCCTCTCCTGGCAGATGCAGCATGGCCGCTCCTCCGGTATCTTCCTGAGCTCATGTCTGCGGACCCCTCTCCTGGCAGATGCAGCATGGCCGCTCCTCCGGTATCTTCCTGAGCTCATGTCTGCGGACCCCCCCCTGGCAGATGCAGCATGGCCGCTCCTCCGGTATCTTCCTGAGCTCATGTCTGCGGACCCCCCCCTGGCAGATGCAGCATGGCCGCTCCTCCGGTATCTTCCTGAGCTCATGTCTGCGGACCCCTCCCCTGGCAGATGCAGCATGGCCGCTCCTCCGGTATCTTCCTGAGCTCATGTCTGCGGACCCCCCCCCTGGCAGATGCAGCATGGCCGCTCCTCCGGTATTTTCCTGAGCTCATGTCTGCGGACCCCCCCCCGGCAGATGCAGCATGGCCGCTCCTCCGGTATCTTCCTGTGCTCATGTCTGCGGACCCCCCCCCTGGCAGATGCAGCATGGCCGCTCCTCTGGTATCTTCCTGAGCTCATGTCTGCGGACCCCTCTCCTGGCAGATGCAGCATGGCCGCTCCTCCGGTATCTTCCTGAGCTCATGTCTGCGGACCCCTCCCCTGGCAGATGCAGCATGGCCGCTCCTCCGGTATCTTCCTGAGCTCATGTCTGCGGACCCCTCTCCTGGCAGATGCAGCATGGCCGCTCCTCCGGTATCTTCCTGAGCTCATGTCTGCGGACCCCTCCCCTGGCAGATGCAGCATGGCCGCTCCTCCGGTATCTTCCTGAGCTCATGTCTGCGGACCCCTCCCCTGGCAGATGCAGCATGGCCGCTCCTCCGGTATCTTCCTGAGCTCATGTCTGCGGACCCCTCTCCTGGCAGATGCAGCATGGCCGCTCCTCCGGTATCTTCCTGAGCTCATGTctgcggacccccccccccctggcagaTGCAGCATGGCCGCTCCTCCGGTATCTTCCTGAGCTCATGTCCGCGGACCCCTCCCCTGGCAGATGCAGCATGATCTCTTGTCCGCGGACCCCTCTCCTGGCAGATGCAGCATGGCCGCTCCTCCAGTATCTTCCTGAGCTCATGTCCGCGGACCCCTCCCCTGGCAGATGCAGCATGATCTCTTGTCCGCGGACCCCTCTCCTGGCAGATGCAGCATGGCCGCTCCTCCAGTATCTTCCTGAGCTCATGTCCGCGGACCCCTCCCCTGGCAGATGCAGCATGATCTCTTGTCCGCGGACCCCTCTCCTGGCAGATGCAGCATGGCCGCTCCTCCGGTATCTTCCTGAGCTCATGTCTGCGGACCCCTCCCCTGGCAGATGCAGCATGGCCGCTCCTCCGGTATCTTCCTGAGCTCATGTCTGCGGACCCCTCTCCTGGCAGATGCAGCATGGCCGCTCCTCCGGTATCTTCCTGAGCTCATGTCTGCGGACCCCTCCCCTGGCAGATGCAGCATGGCCGCTCCTCCGGTATCTTCCTGAGCTCATGTCTGCGGACCCCCCCCTGGCAGATGCAGCATGGCCGCTCCTCCTGTATCTTCCTGAGCTCATGTCTGCGGACCCCTCTCCTGGCAGATGCAGCATGGCCGCTCCTCCGGTATCTTCCTGAGCTCATGTctgcggacccccccccccccccccctggcagaTGCAGCATGGCCGCTCCTCCGGTATCTTCCTGAGCTCATGTCTGCGGACCCCCCCTGGCAGATGCAGCATGGCCGCTCCTCCGGTATCTTCCTGAGCTCATGTCTGCGGACCCCCCCCCCTGGCAGATACAGCATGGCCGCTCCTCCAGTATCTTCCTGAGCTCATGTCTGCTCTCCTGGCAGATGCAGCATGGCCGCTCCTCCGGTATCTTCCTGAGCTCATGTctgcggaccccccccccccccctggcagaTGCAGCATGGCCGCTCCTCCGGTATCTTCCTGAGCTCATGTCTGCGGACCCCTCCCCTGGCAGATGCAGCATGGCTGCTCCTCCGGTATCTTCCTGAGCTCATGTCTGCGGACCCCTCTCCTGGCAGATGCAGCATGGCCGCTCCTCCGGTATCTTCCTGAGCTCATGTCTGCGGACCCCCCCATCCCCGGTCTGGTCGACACGTGGGGAACAGCCGATGCAGTATGACTAGAGGCAGCACATGTCCAGGACTGGTTTAGTCACCAGTGTCTTTCTTTTCCCAGCTGCAGACCAGTCACGCGTCATGCAGGAGCAGATGACCGGCGCGGCGATGGCGATGCCCGCAGACCCCAACAAGGCATTTAAGGTAAGTGGTGCCATTGTGTGCCGTGGGCCTCACAATGATGCAGCGGAGAGAGGACACTCATTGTTTTCTATGCGTTCTCTCTCAGACGGAGTGGGAAGCGCTGGAGCTCACCGACCACCAGTGGGCACTGGACGACCTGGAGGAAGAGCTCCTGGGGACAGACCTGAACTTTGAGGGAATGTttaagagagagctgcagaccgCCATGTTCTGACGACAGGACAGAGGaggatgatggtggtggtggtggtgtcctcATTGGTGCACGGCCTCTCTGGTTACACACAGGACCCTGTAGGTCGGCCATTCCTCACCTCACTACTGTTTACAATGTGGGCCCGATTAACCCTTCGTCTGCTGTGTAACCCTTCACTGTAGTGTCACCCTTCCGAGTAGGTCATACATTTGGACCCAGGAGTGTTTGGACTGAGACAGAACGTTCAGAATGCCACCACCGAAGACATCAAGATATGACTGAAGCGGGGACTTTCATTTGTGCGTTAACCCTTTAGGAATTCCAGCCATTTTACATATTGTCCCTGCACAGGATAAGATTAATGATTCCAAGATGCAGGAAGCTTGTAGTCAGCGGACAGTGAGGACATCTCAGATGCCTCCTTCATTTGCTGCTTGTGTAAGTCTGGAGGGAGCAGAACGGTCTGCCAGCAGCTTTCTACTGCCCGATCTGGACACATACATGCTTGGCTGAGCGTGCGTGTGTGTGGATCTGCCAGCAGCTTTCTACTGCCCGATCTGCACACATACATGCTTGGCTGAGCGTGCGTGTGTGTGGATCTGCCAGCAG
This region includes:
- the LOC122922898 gene encoding ER membrane protein complex subunit 3 is translated as CLSAKVPFPLTLRFKPMLQQGIELLSLDASWVSSASWYFLNVFGLRSIYSLILGQDNAADQSRVMQEQMTGAAMAMPADPNKAFKTEWEALELTDHQWALDDLEEELLGTDLNFEGMFKRELQTAMF